The nucleotide sequence AACAACAAACAAGCGCCTAAAGCACTTCCCACTCGTCATCCCAAGAACAAGCTCAAGGGGGACGTCGTGATGCTGCAACTGCTAgtgttgaccccccccccccccccccccccccggcgatgTGTGCTCTTCACCGGCGTTCCCGTCGTTGTCAGTTACGGTCGCCCCCACCACTCAAACTCAATCAGCCCTAGACGGTAATGCGGCGACTTCGGCCTCTTTTGACACTATTGGCCATCTGACGAAGAGTAAAAAAATTGGGTCTTTGGTGTTTCAAATGCAGTTCATATGACCATCTATCTAAGGATTGCACGGTGGTTCATTTTTGTCGCATTTGCAACAACTACGAGCATATTTGTGTTTGCAGATCTTGTTATGTAATATGTACAGTTGTCCTTTTTTCTGTCATTGTACAAGGGTTCAAAGGAAAGGAATCAAGGTAATACTTCTGTCCAATATTATTTTTTGTTGAAAATAGCATATTTTAGTGCTGAAAACCTGAGATttgaaaaaaaaggccaaataatagtcaaccgataaaatcgattaatcgTCTGATTTCCGATTAATCATTTAATACGCAGCCGATCGAGATATAACGATAAGTGATACCCTCAACGGTATATACTACCGATGTAGGGTCTCCGCGCGAGTAGCAATGTTTTTGGAATGACATTACCAGGCTTTTCCCTACTATTGAAACAGGTAGCACATCTGTACTTGAAAACAACAAGATTGGAGCAACATATACTAATAGTAGTAGAATTATAGTTTTTACTCATAAGTCACAACACACCGCTAATGTCAGCTGGATGGAAGACTCCAGCAAAAATAAAACTAGTGGTTGGACGGCCATCCATGCATCTCAACCACCATGAAGGCGTAAACTCTCCCTAGAGGGGAGAATATCTAGTGATACCAGACCTTAAATGCTCCCATGATACTATTTCAAAAAACTTAATTTTAAATGCTTCAAAAAATTGTGAGATAAATCATGAATGTTCATAAGGTATGTGTCAACAGCACCTAAAAATTTCAGCTTCAAATTCGAAATGCACATTGagaacaaaaaagacaaatccagaTGTGAATAGGCTTTTGTCTTTGTGacactattcatgctagatttttcatttttgtttcttaATGTGTTTTTCAAATTTGGATTTGATTTTTTAAGGGGTTGTAGTCACATATGCTGTGAACATCCACAAAAAAAATCAGTATTTTTTGAAACATCTAAAATTGATTTTCCAAAATTGGTATCACGGGAGCATTTAGTGTGTGGTATACTCTCCCTAGAGTCAAATGAAGGGTGCAATGCTTTGTAATCTTGGAGTCCGCCAAGGTGCGCCCTCCCTCCAGCTGCCCTGCCAGCAAAGATGAGGCGTTGCACATTCGGGAAAGGGGCGTGGTTCCTCTCATAGATCTTCACCTTGACACTATCGACGGTGTCCGAGCTCCCAACCTGGAGAGTGATGGTCTTCCCAGTTATccccttcacgaagatctgcatcatGTGTCCTCTCGGAATACATGGGAGGAGGACAAGGAGTATCGTGGACTCCATGCATATGTTGTGGTCTGCCAAGGTGCGGTTCCCGTTCTCTAGACGCTTGCCGGCGAAGAGGAGGCACTGCTGATCTACAGGAAAGCCCTCGAGGCGATAGATCTTGGCCTTCACGCCGTCGATAGT is from Triticum aestivum cultivar Chinese Spring chromosome 3A, IWGSC CS RefSeq v2.1, whole genome shotgun sequence and encodes:
- the LOC123059486 gene encoding polyubiquitin-like encodes the protein MNIFVNNPTGTAFRVWVHPSDTVCSVMENIHKRYRLIFNGVQLQDNCRLADYNIQEDSTLDLEEKMQIHVMETLMGNTIDLDFNSLDTIDGVKAKIYRLEGFPVDQQCLLFAGKRLENGNRTLADHNICMESTILLVLLPCIPRGHMMQIFVKGITGKTITLQVGSSDTVDSVKVKIYERNHAPFPNVQRLIFAGRAAGGRAHLGGLQDYKALHPSFDSRESIPHTKCSRDTNFGKSILDVSKNTDFFCGCSQHM